A single region of the Candidatus Moraniibacteriota bacterium genome encodes:
- a CDS encoding GIY-YIG nuclease family protein, whose protein sequence is MDPAVKIRNNIFFYTYIIRSYKSDDIYIGYTNDLKKRVNEHNLGLNSSTKRYMPWQLIYYEACLDKNDAIRREGYLKTSQGGRLIKRRLKEYLFKNKLNQNKI, encoded by the coding sequence ATGGATCCAGCAGTGAAAATTCGAAATAATATTTTTTTCTATACTTATATAATAAGAAGCTATAAATCTGACGACATCTATATTGGCTATACTAATGATTTAAAGAAAAGAGTTAATGAGCATAACCTGGGTCTGAATAGTTCCACAAAAAGATATATGCCTTGGCAGTTGATTTATTATGAAGCCTGTCTCGATAAGAATGATGCTATAAGGAGGGAAGGATACCTGAAAACTTCTCAGGGTGGGAGACTAATAAAAAGACGTCTGAAGGAATATTTATTTAAAAATAAGCTTAATCAAAATAAAATTTAA
- a CDS encoding DUF5674 family protein, whose product MKIIKDAISIGELEEMTGRMFGNIVKAVVDIERRIMAVDGELHADEELLLLENGSEQKNLWGINIYPKMEGDDFIEFDSMINLRPAQGNRSRGVDDPQIRERILEIVSKLIKK is encoded by the coding sequence ATGAAAATTATAAAAGATGCAATCTCAATTGGCGAGTTGGAGGAAATGACGGGAAGAATGTTCGGCAATATTGTTAAGGCAGTCGTTGATATTGAGCGGAGAATTATGGCGGTTGACGGCGAACTGCATGCCGATGAGGAATTATTGCTTCTCGAGAACGGATCAGAACAGAAAAATTTATGGGGCATAAACATCTACCCGAAAATGGAAGGCGACGATTTTATTGAATTTGATTCAATGATTAATCTTCGCCCAGCGCAGGGGAATCGCAGCCGGGGGGTTGACGATCCCCAAATACGAGAAAGGATTTTAGAGATTGTCAGTAAACTAATAAAAAAATGA